ACGCTATAAAACCGGCACGTTATCCATCGCCCCGAACAATCGGGGAGGCCCGGTTTTCAGGGATTTGCGACCGGTTGTTCACGCAACAACCGAAAATCCGCCGAAAAGGCCGCCACCTTGACACCGTGATCGTCCTCGAGATCGACATTCACCTCGAAACGACGTTCATGGATCTGCTTCAGCACAGCTGTGGCGGTTACCTGACCTTCGCGTACCGGCGCAAGAAAACGGATGTTCAGATCCCGGGTGACAAAAGCCACCGATTCAGCCAGTCTGGTTTTAACGGCCATAGCCGCAGCAGTATCGGCAAGCGTGGTCAAAGCGCCACCATGCAGAAAACCGCCGCCTTGAGATAGTTTTACCGTAAAAGGCATGGTCAAGACAGAACGCCCGTCACATGCCTCCACAATGGAAATACCCAACAGTTCTTCAAATGGTGCCAGGGCAATCCAGCCATCCATAAGAAACTGCTGTTCACAGGTTTTTCGTAACGTATCGCCATCCACCAG
This DNA window, taken from Syntrophotalea carbinolica DSM 2380, encodes the following:
- a CDS encoding PaaI family thioesterase, encoding MATILVDGDTLRKTCEQQFLMDGWIALAPFEELLGISIVEACDGRSVLTMPFTVKLSQGGGFLHGGALTTLADTAAAMAVKTRLAESVAFVTRDLNIRFLAPVREGQVTATAVLKQIHERRFEVNVDLEDDHGVKVAAFSADFRLLREQPVANP